One Microcebus murinus isolate Inina chromosome 7, M.murinus_Inina_mat1.0, whole genome shotgun sequence genomic region harbors:
- the CCDC166 gene encoding coiled-coil domain-containing protein 166: MAPKKKRGVSTGRREDAEPQLSERAQYLQREYTTLSEQLATCEDRVDQVLQENTFLDREAQRLREENRLYASYMSTRAQRCANAIIRLDEQNRVDLAQIHWQRAELALLYHGREDGVRAQLLEMEARAAQMARQVQELQPFKDLQLEQLARIRALERELLHMRVEHTQLLHRVKRRFLEDKAAFEREARQRVQSLARRAEREAARALVAHTQAIKADNGRLRQELLRLLRRAQLLHHTRRQLLEQRDKLRCEHEDTRDLVRVHNWLRRGPGGPLLWQPPDSPRPASRPGSIAAPVGSAHTSPQAGSLVPSRVASRARSVQSRAASRDPSVVCSRTASRVPSVNASRVASRDSSLVLSRVASQVPSQVASRVQSMTTSKAASQVPSLTPSRASSRTLSVGRSGEGSRMSSQSSMASQDTLSLAKSVPKTSSGLSRDRVLTPQSEEGLNTDTAAEASSERA, from the exons ATGGCGCCCAAGAAGAAACGCGGGGTGAGCACGGGGCGCCGCGAGGATGCCGAGCCGCAGCTGTCGGAGCGCGCGCAGTACCTGCAGCGCGAATACACGACGCTCTCGGAGCAGCTGGCCACTTGCGAGGACCGCGTGGACCAGGTGCTTCAAGAGAACACCTTCCTGGACCGCGAGGCACAGCGCTTGCGCGAGGAGAACCGGCTCTACGCCAGCTATATGAGCACGCGCGCCCAGCGCTGCGCCAACGCCATCATCCGGCTGGATGAGCAGAACCGCGTAGACCTGGCGCAGATTCACTGGCAGCGTGCGGAGCTGGCGTTGCTCTACCACGGGCGCGAGGACGGGGTGCGCGCGCAGCTGCTGGAGATGGAGGCGCGCGCAGCCCAGATGGCGCGGCAAGTGCAGGAGCTGCAGCCCTTCAAG GACCTGCAGCTGGAGCAACTGGCACGGATCCGGGCGCTGGAGCGCGAGCTGCTGCACATGCGCGTGGAGCACACACAGCTGCTCCACCGTGTGAAGCGGCGCTTCCTAGAGGACAAGGCGGCTTTCGAGCGCGAGGCGCGTCAGCGTGTGCAGTCCCTGGCGAGGCGCGCGGAGCGGGAGGCTGCGCGCGCGCTCGTCGCCCACACTCAGGCCATCAAGGCGGACAACGGGCGCCTGCGGCAGGAGCTGCTACGGCTGCTCCGCCGGGCCCAGTTGCTGCACCACACGCGGCGCCAGCTGCTGGAACAGCGAGATAAACTGCGGTGCGAGCACGAGGACACGCGGGATTTGGTGCGCGTGCACAATTGGCTGCGCAGGGGCCCAGGTGGCCCGCTGCTCTGGCAGCCGCCAGACTCCCCGCGGCCTGCCTCGCGCCCGGGTTCGATAGCCGCCCCCGTAGGCTCCGCGCACACTTCTCCCCAGGCCGGGTCTCTGGTTCCGTCGCGCGTGGCTTCCCGAGCCCGGTCTGTCCAGTCCCGCGCGGCCTCCCGAGACCCATCTGTGGTCTGTTCACGCACAGCCTCTCGGGTCCCATCTGTGAATGCTTCGCGCGTGGCCTCCAGGGACTCATCTCTGGTCTTGTCGCGCGTGGCCTCCCAGGTCCCATCGCAGGTGGCCTCCAGGGTGCAATCGATGACCACTTCGAAGGCGGCCTCCCAGGTTCCATCCCTGACGCCGTCACGCGCAAGCTCCCGGACGCTATCAGTGGGACGGTCAGGCGAGGGCTCTAGGATGTCTTCTCAGTCCTCAATGGCCTCGCAGGACACCCTCTCCCTCGCGAAGTCTGTCCCCAAGACTTCCTCGGGTCTATCCCGTGATCGGGTTCTCACTCCACAGTCAGAGGAAGGCCTGAACACTGACACTGCCGCAGAAGCCTCCTCTGAGAGAGCCTGA